The stretch of DNA TTTAACCGCCCCAAGCAATACCGCCAGAACCAGTAAAACAATACCTGTCTTCCAGATCATTACAATCCCCCTCCCATACCAATCTATATGCCGGCGGGGAAAAGATATGCCAAAAAAACGGCTTGGAAAGCCTTAACATCATTTATAAACAGCAATCTCCTGTTTCTTTACATATTTTGATAGATCAACAGGTTTTTCCAGCGGTCCAATCGTGCTCAAACTAAAATCTCTATTCCCAAACAATTCCTGGGCCACGCTGTGAACTCTTTCCAGGGTAAGGGCCTGCACTTTACTGACCACCTCTTCCGGGGTTACAACCCTGTTCAGGCAAAGCTCTGTTCGGCCCAGCCTGGTCATCCTGCCGCTTACACTTTCCAGACCCAGGTAAAGACTGCCTTTGATCTGTTCCTTTGTTCTCTCCAGTTCCTTTTGGGTAATCCCCTCTTTGACAACCCGTTTAATCTCTTCCGCTAAAAGCTGAATGACCTCATCATGCTTGGCAGGACTTGTCCCCGCGTAAAAGGTGAACAAACCGGTATCGCAAAAAGCCGTATGGTATGTATAAACGGAATACGCCAGTCCCCTCTCTTCTCTGATCGCCTGGACCAGCCGGGATGAAAGGCCCCCTCCCAGGATGCTGTTGAGGACATAAACGCAGTAAAGCCTTTCGTCGCTGTGAGGAATACCTTCGGTACCCAGGCAAATCTGAACCTGCCCTGTTTCCCGCGTAAGATTTGTCACGTTGGAAACCGCCGGGCCGGGCGGGCTAGTCAAGAAAGGCTTTCTTTTCTCCTTCATCCCTTCGAAAAACGGCCCTATTTTTTCCTGCACTTCCCGGTGGTCTATATTGCCGGCTGCCGCTATCACCAAGTTGCCCGGCAGGTAATTGCTTTCCAAGTATGAGATGATGCTGTCCCTGTCAATAGCCTGCAGCGAATCGACGTTTCCGAGGATCGGCTTGCCCAGCGGATGTTCCGGCCAAACCGTCTGCATAAACAGGTC from Peptococcaceae bacterium encodes:
- a CDS encoding insulinase family protein, producing MNKDDIAKVKLPNGVRIVSEKVPGVRSVALGIWIGAGSRHENESNSGISHFIEHLMFKGTERRTAAEIAESLDAVGGQLNAFTTKEYTCYYAKTMDEHFDLALDVLTDMFFNSKFSEQAIDKERGVIEEEIKMYEDTPDELIHDLFMQTVWPEHPLGKPILGNVDSLQAIDRDSIISYLESNYLPGNLVIAAAGNIDHREVQEKIGPFFEGMKEKRKPFLTSPPGPAVSNVTNLTRETGQVQICLGTEGIPHSDERLYCVYVLNSILGGGLSSRLVQAIREERGLAYSVYTYHTAFCDTGLFTFYAGTSPAKHDEVIQLLAEEIKRVVKEGITQKELERTKEQIKGSLYLGLESVSGRMTRLGRTELCLNRVVTPEEVVSKVQALTLERVHSVAQELFGNRDFSLSTIGPLEKPVDLSKYVKKQEIAVYK